A single Capillibacterium thermochitinicola DNA region contains:
- the secE gene encoding preprotein translocase subunit SecE has translation MAEKKRRVSVGKFFRSVAAEMKKVAWPNRKEVSTYTTVVLVTVAAVALLISIFDSILSLILFRIK, from the coding sequence ATGGCTGAGAAAAAAAGAAGGGTCAGTGTTGGCAAGTTCTTCCGAAGCGTCGCGGCTGAAATGAAGAAAGTAGCCTGGCCGAACCGGAAAGAAGTGAGCACCTATACCACCGTAGTTTTGGTGACGGTAGCGGCGGTAGCTTTGCTGATCAGCATTTTTGACTCGATCTTAAGTCTGATCCTGTTCAGGATTAAATGA
- the nusG gene encoding transcription termination/antitermination protein NusG → MEKAWYVVHTYSGYENKVKANLERRVASMAMEDQIFRVLVPMEEEYEYKDGKRKLTKKKVYPGYVLVEMIMTDDSWYVVRNTPGVTGFVGPGSKPIPLQQKEVEQILRQMGVDQPRPKLDFSIGEPVRVIRGPFENFSGIIEEINPERGKLKVLVSMFGRETPVELEYNQVEKY, encoded by the coding sequence GTGGAAAAAGCTTGGTATGTTGTGCATACCTATTCGGGGTATGAGAACAAAGTAAAAGCCAATCTGGAACGGCGGGTCGCTTCCATGGCCATGGAGGACCAGATCTTCCGGGTTTTGGTCCCCATGGAGGAAGAATACGAGTATAAGGACGGGAAACGTAAACTAACGAAGAAAAAAGTCTACCCGGGTTACGTGTTGGTGGAGATGATTATGACCGATGACTCGTGGTATGTGGTGAGAAATACCCCCGGCGTGACTGGTTTTGTCGGCCCTGGCTCCAAACCGATTCCTCTTCAACAAAAAGAGGTTGAACAGATCCTGCGCCAGATGGGTGTTGATCAGCCCCGTCCCAAGCTGGATTTTTCCATTGGCGAGCCGGTACGGGTGATTCGGGGACCCTTTGAAAACTTTTCCGGGATTATTGAAGAGATTAACCCGGAAAGAGGAAAGCTGAAGGTTCTAGTCTCCATGTTCGGACGGGAAACGCCGGTGGAGTTGGAATATAATCAGGTAGAAAAGTACTAA
- the rplK gene encoding 50S ribosomal protein L11, with amino-acid sequence MAKKVAALIKLQIPAGKATPAPPVGSALGQHGVNIMEFTKAFNERTANQAGMVIPVVITVYEDRSFTFITKTPPVPVLLKKALNLEKASGVPNKEKVGTISRDKVREIAELKMVDLNAASVEAAMRMVEGTARSMGIVVQ; translated from the coding sequence ATGGCCAAAAAAGTTGCGGCGTTAATTAAACTACAGATTCCAGCCGGGAAAGCGACTCCTGCTCCGCCTGTTGGTTCCGCGCTCGGACAACATGGCGTTAATATTATGGAGTTTACCAAGGCTTTTAACGAACGGACGGCGAATCAGGCCGGAATGGTGATTCCTGTGGTGATCACCGTCTACGAGGACCGGTCTTTTACTTTTATCACCAAAACCCCGCCGGTGCCGGTCCTGCTCAAAAAAGCGCTTAACTTGGAGAAAGCTTCGGGTGTTCCCAACAAAGAAAAGGTCGGGACCATCTCGCGCGACAAGGTTCGTGAGATTGCCGAGCTTAAAATGGTCGATTTGAATGCGGCCAGCGTCGAAGCGGCCATGCGCATGGTCGAAGGCACGGCGCGCAGTATGGGAATTGTCGTCCAATAG
- the rplA gene encoding 50S ribosomal protein L1 has protein sequence MPKHGKKYLEMAKAIDRERLYDPREAIELLKSIVKASYDQTVEVAIRLGVDPRHADQQVRGTVVLPHGTGKAVRVLVFAKGEKAKEAEEAGADRVGAEDVVEEIQKGWLDFDVAVATPDMMGMVGRLGKILGPKGLMPNPKTGTVTMDVGKAVQEIKAGKVEYRVDKTGIVHVPIGKLSFTADQLFDNFKRLLGAVIKAKPAGAKGTYLKSITLSSTQSPGIKISPQTTTMAVASE, from the coding sequence ATGCCGAAGCATGGCAAAAAGTATCTGGAGATGGCGAAGGCCATTGACCGGGAGCGCCTTTACGACCCCCGGGAGGCCATTGAACTGCTAAAGAGTATTGTTAAAGCCAGCTACGACCAGACGGTCGAAGTGGCGATCCGTTTGGGGGTTGACCCCCGGCATGCCGACCAACAGGTGCGTGGTACCGTTGTCTTGCCCCACGGGACCGGAAAAGCCGTACGGGTTCTGGTCTTTGCCAAGGGTGAGAAGGCCAAAGAGGCTGAAGAGGCCGGTGCCGACCGCGTTGGCGCGGAAGATGTAGTGGAAGAGATCCAAAAAGGATGGCTTGATTTTGACGTGGCGGTCGCCACCCCCGATATGATGGGCATGGTAGGGCGGCTCGGTAAGATCCTCGGCCCGAAAGGTTTAATGCCCAACCCGAAAACGGGAACGGTAACGATGGATGTGGGTAAGGCCGTCCAAGAGATTAAAGCCGGTAAGGTCGAGTACCGCGTCGACAAGACCGGAATTGTTCATGTTCCGATTGGAAAACTGTCTTTCACCGCCGACCAGTTGTTTGATAACTTCAAACGGCTTTTAGGGGCCGTGATCAAAGCCAAACCGGCGGGGGCGAAGGGAACTTATCTGAAGTCAATTACCCTTTCCTCAACCCAGAGCCCGGGGATTAAGATTTCTCCGCAGACGACAACAATGGCGGTGGCGAGCGAATAA